TGCATCATTTATGAGACCCGGGACAGGGTAGCGATCATTACTCTGAACAGACCGGAGAAGCTGAACGCCTGGACTTCCACCATGGCTGCCGAGATAGGCGACGCGCTACGCCGCTCGAACGAGAACGACGATATCGGGGCGATCGTCGTCACCGGCGCCGGACGCGCGTTCTGCGCCGGGGCGGACGTGATCGAGGAGTTCAAGCGCCGCGCCGACGCCCAGGACGCTGGTGATGTCAGGGAACAGTCTGAACGGTCGGCGGCAGGGAGCTTTGTCAATCTGCAGGACGAGCTCCGATACGGCAAGCCGAGCATCGCCGCCATAAACGGCTACGGAGTCGGCGTGGGACTGACGTTTCCCCTGAACTGCGACTTCCGCATCGCTGCTGAGAACGCGCGCTTGAACACGATGTTCCTGCGGGTGGGCCTTGTGCCCGAGTTCGGGTCGTCGTACCTGCTGCCGCGCATCGTCGGGCTGGCGAAGGCGTGCGAGCTGGTATACATACCGCGCTGGATCGAGGCGGACGAGGCGCTGGCGATAGGCCTCGTCAACAAGGTCGTGCCGGCCGACAGGCTGATGCCGGAAGCGATGGAGATGGCGAAGACGATTGCCGCCGGCCCCGCCTTCGCGCTGAAGAAGGCGAAGGAGCTGCTGTACCGCAACCTCGACTCCGACCAGTCCAAGGCGGCGATGCTGGAGGTGCAGTACTTCGCGGAGTGCATGGCGACGGCGGAGCACCGCGAGGGCATTCGCGCCTTTGTCGAAAAACGGGAGCCCGACTTCCAGCGGCCGGAAGTGAGGGGCCAGCGGAAAGAATAGCGAGGAGGAAAACAGTGGACCTACGAGATTCACCAGAGGAAGCGGCGTTTCGCAAGGAGGTGAGAGAGTTCATCGAAAAAGAGGCGCCGAAGTTCGCCCGCGGGACCAGGATCGAAGAGATGATCATGAAGAGCGGTGACTGGTTCAA
The nucleotide sequence above comes from Dehalococcoidia bacterium. Encoded proteins:
- a CDS encoding enoyl-CoA hydratase-related protein, producing MSYSCIIYETRDRVAIITLNRPEKLNAWTSTMAAEIGDALRRSNENDDIGAIVVTGAGRAFCAGADVIEEFKRRADAQDAGDVREQSERSAAGSFVNLQDELRYGKPSIAAINGYGVGVGLTFPLNCDFRIAAENARLNTMFLRVGLVPEFGSSYLLPRIVGLAKACELVYIPRWIEADEALAIGLVNKVVPADRLMPEAMEMAKTIAAGPAFALKKAKELLYRNLDSDQSKAAMLEVQYFAECMATAEHREGIRAFVEKREPDFQRPEVRGQRKE